In a single window of the Candidatus Tisiphia endosymbiont of Nemotelus nigrinus genome:
- a CDS encoding division plane positioning ATPase MipZ, whose translation MKNNQANQTNRIFVVGNEKGGAGKTTCSMHLITGLLYNGHTVASIDTDSRQGSLTNYLKNRGDYNSKNPDNTVKIPQHFHLTESQEQVVGAKEEDEKTRFEQIIEQTKNADYVVIDTPGSYSFLSRLAHSYADTVITPINDSFLDFDVLAKVNADNLSIISPSIYSQMIWEQKMQKANRNGETINWIVMRNRLSNLDAVNKRKVGTALEQLAKRISFKIAPGFSERVIFRELFLQGLTLLDLTTANHGKTLSISHVAARQELRDFLHFLGIQ comes from the coding sequence ATGAAAAATAATCAAGCAAATCAAACAAATCGTATTTTTGTAGTTGGTAATGAAAAAGGTGGAGCGGGTAAAACTACTTGCTCCATGCATCTAATTACTGGCTTATTGTATAATGGTCATACGGTAGCTAGTATTGATACTGATTCACGCCAAGGTTCTTTAACAAATTATTTAAAGAACAGAGGGGATTACAATTCAAAAAATCCGGATAATACGGTTAAAATTCCTCAACATTTTCATTTGACTGAAAGTCAAGAACAAGTTGTTGGGGCTAAAGAAGAGGACGAAAAAACTAGGTTTGAACAAATAATTGAACAGACCAAAAATGCTGATTATGTAGTAATTGATACACCAGGAAGTTACTCTTTCTTATCAAGATTAGCTCACTCTTATGCTGATACGGTAATCACCCCAATTAATGATAGTTTCCTTGATTTTGACGTACTAGCCAAAGTTAACGCTGACAATTTGTCAATTATTTCCCCATCAATCTATAGCCAAATGATTTGGGAGCAAAAAATGCAGAAAGCTAATCGTAATGGTGAAACAATTAATTGGATTGTTATGCGTAATCGATTAAGCAACTTAGATGCTGTAAATAAAAGGAAGGTTGGTACTGCTCTTGAACAATTAGCCAAAAGAATTAGTTTTAAGATTGCTCCAGGCTTTAGTGAAAGAGTAATTTTTCGAGAATTATTTTTACAAGGACTAACATTACTTGACTTAACAACAGCTAATCATGGCAAAACGCT